Part of the Sphingobium lignivorans genome is shown below.
GAGGCGAGCATATGCTCCTCCTGGGACCCTCCGGCTCGGGCAAGACGACGCTCATCAATGCGGTCGCCGGCCTGCTGACACCGGACGAGGGTGTGGTCGCCATCGAAGGCGAGGTCATCAATCAGCTTGGCGCTGCCGAGCGTGATCGACTGCGTCGGCGCAGGATTGGCATCATCTTTCAGTCCCTGCGTCTGGTCTCGGCGCTCTCCGTGCGGGACAATCTGCGCCTCGCCCAGCGCCTCTCTGGCGGGGGCGTCGACGAAGCGGCCATCGCGGCCTTGCTCGATCAGGTCGGTATCGGGCATCGGGCTGATGCCAAGCCGCGAGCACTCAGTCAGGGGGAGGCGCAGCGTGCCGCCATCGCCCGCGCGCTGGTCGGCAAGCCTGCCCTCCTGATTGCCGACGAGCCCACCTCCGCGCTCGACGACGCCAATGCGGAGCGGGTCGCGCGTCTCCTGCTGGAGACCGCCGACCAGAATGGCTCGACCCTGCTTGTCGCGACCCATGATGCGCGCCTCAAGGCATTCATTCCGCGCAGCCGCACGCTGGCCCCCGCGTTGTCGGAGGCCGCATGATCCGCCTTGCATTTGCCTATCTGCGCGATCGGCCGCTGATGACGGCGCTCAACGTGCTTCTTCTCGCCTTCGCCGTCGCGACCCTGGTGATCCTGCTCTCGGTATCGACACAGCTCGGCTCGCGCTTCGAGCGGGATGCGCGCGGCATCGATCTAGTGGTGGGTGCGAAAGGCTCGCCGCTGCAGCTGATCCTTTCCAGCATCTACCATGTCGACGCGCCGACGGGAAACATCCCGCTGGACAGCGTCGATCTGCTGCGCGCCGATCCATCGGTCCGGCAAGTCATTCCCCTGGCGCTCGGCGACAATTTTCGCGGCTATCGCATTGTCGGCACCGAGCCAGCCTATGCGGATCACTTTGGGGCGAAGCTGGCGGAAGGGCGGGTGTTCGCCGGTCCACACGAGGTGGTCATCGGGGCCGGCGTCGCCGAGGCGCTGGGCATGAAGCTCGGCCAGCGCTTCGTCGGCTCGCACGGGCTGGAGGCTGACGAAGGCGCCGGCGAGCATGAGCATTCGCCTTTCACCGCGGTCGGCATTCTGGCGCCAACGGGCAGCGTCGTCGACCGCCTCATCCTGACCTCGGTCCAGAGCGTCTGGGACGTTCACGGCATCGCGCATCATCATGAAGCGGAAGAGCATCATGATGATGAAGCCGGGGAGCACCATGACCATGAGGCCGAGGCGCATCACGAGCATGAGCCCAATCTCACCGGCCGCGAGGACCTGAAACCCGAGGTGACCGCGCTGCTCGTCTCCTACAAGTCGGCCTTCGGTGCCGTGCGCCTTCCGATCATGATCAACCGCCAGACCAACATGCAGGCCGCCGTTCCGGCGATCGAGACCGCTCGCCTGCTTTCCCTGCTGGGCGTTGGCATCGATGGCGCGCGCGCATTCGCCTGGCTACTCGCCGCGACCGGCGGCCTGTCGATCTTCGTGGCCCTGCTGGCCGCTGCCACTGCGCGGGAAGGTGATCTCGCCCTGCTCAGGATCATGGGCGCCAGCCCCTGGCAAGTCTTCGGCACGATCCTGGCTGAGGGCCTGATCATCGCTATGGCCGGCGCAGGGGCGGGCGTCGTGCTGGGCCATGCCGCGCTGGCGCTCGCGACACGCATGTTCGCACAGCTGGGCGACTTCGGCTTTGATCCCTTCGCGCTTCCGCCGGGCGAAGGCAGCATCGTCCTCGCCGTTCTCGCCATCGGCCTTGTTGCCGCGCTCATTCCGGGCCTGCGCGTGTTCCGCACCGATCTGGTGCGCACGCTCGCCCGGACAAGCTAGGAGTTATGTCCATGCGCCCCGCCTGCCTCGCAGCCCTTGCCGCCATCACCCTCCTTGCCGCTCCGCTTTCCGGCGCGATGCAGGAGACCGGCCGCGTCCCCGATCCCAAGGTCAAGGATATCTGGCAGCCCGCCAAGACGCCGGCGGGCGGGATCGCCTGGTCCATGCTGGAGACGACCAAGCTCAACGACCGGACCGACCCCAAAACCAACATCATCTACACCAAGCCGATTTTCCCGCCCGCGATCAAGGCGCTGGCGGGCAAGCCGATCAAGGTCGCCGGCTGGATGATGCCGCTCGACAATGCGGCGCGGCAGAAGCACTGGGTGCTCTTGGGCTATCCGCCCGGATGCCCCTTCCACATGCATGCGCTGCCAAACCAGTTCATCGAAGTGATGGCTGCTGAACCCTTTCCGGTCAACGAGAGCAAGGTCCATGTGATCACCGGCACGCTTCAGCTGGTCGGTCAGGACGAAAGCGGCATCTTCTATCGCCTCGTCAACGCACGGCCTGCGTAAGGAAGGGAAGCCGCTAGGCGCTTCCTCGCTGGCGTAGATCGGGAATTGCCCAGGCCTGATGTGACGGCGTTGGCCGCGCTCCATAGCCTCAGGCTATTGCGCGGCGCAGCTTTTTTGGGGGACGAGGCGTTCAATCGCTCTAGAATGAAGGCAATCGCGCTTCTCTATGGGCCGCGCCGGACCGGCGCTGCCTTGGGGTCCTGGTGGAACGGAGAGTCTGCAGACCAGATCCTGTCGAGAAGCCCGGTCTTTCCGGTCGCAGTGCAGCGTCCATCCACCTTTTGCGGAGAAACCGTCGCATGGCACCGCGCCTTACGCGTTATATCATCATGGGCATGGTGCTCGGCGTGGCGGCCGGGACGGGGGCGCATTTTGCGCTTGGGGAGAATGCGGAGCTGTCGGGTCGGGTAGCGGGCTATCTTCATCTGCCGGCGGATGTGTTCCTGCATCTCATCAAGATGATCATTGCGCCGCTGGTGTTCTCGACGCTGGTGGCGGGGATCGCGCATATGGGCGACAGCGCGGCACTGGGGCGGATCGGGGGACGGGCGATCGGCTGGTTCCTGGTCGCCAGCCTGATCTCGATCGGCCTGGGCCTTGTGATGGTGAACCTGCTGGCGCCGGGGGAGGGGCTCAACCTCACGCGCACGGCGGCGGAGGCAGGCGCGGCCGGCGGCGCGGCGGGCATCGAGACCGGCGGGCTCAACCTGCGCGATTTCATCCTGCACATCTTCCCCACGTCGATGGTGCAGGCCATGGCGGACAACCAGATCCTCCAGATCGTGGTCTTCTCGCTGTTCGTCGGGGTGGCGCTCACCGCGATCGGGGAGAAGGGCAAGCCGATCGTCACGCTGGTGGAATCGCTGGTCGAGCTGATGCTGCAGGTGACCGGCTATGTGATGCGGGTCTCGCCGATCGCGGTGTTCGGTGCGCTGGCCGCCTCGATCACGCGGGAAGGGCCCGGCGTGCTGCTGACCTATGGCGAGCTGGTCGGCGAGTTCTACATCGCGCTGTTCCTCCTGTGGGGACTGCTGATCCTGGCCGGCGCGTTCTTCCTGGGGCGGCGCATCCTCACGCTGCTGCGCTATGTACGCGAGCCGGTGCTGCTGGCCTTCTCCACCGCGTCCTCGGAAGCGGCCTATCCCAAGATGCTGGAGCAGCTCGACCGGTTCGGCGTGCCGCGCCGCATCTACAGCTTCGTGCTGCCGCTGGGCTACAGCTTCAATCTCGACGGCTCGATGATGTATGCGAGCTTTGCGACGATCTTCATCGCGCAGGCCTATGGCATCGATCTCCCCATCCTCACGCAGATCACCATCCTGCTGGTGCTGATGGTGACGAGCAAGGGGATCGCCGCGGTGCCGCGGGCGAGCCTGGTGGTGGTCGCCGCGACACTGGGGCAGTTCAACCTGCCGGTCGAAGGCATCGCGTTCATCCTCGCGGTCGATCACTTCATGGACATGGGCCGCACCGCGACCAATGTGCTGGGCAATGCCATCGCGACATCGGTGGTGACGAAATGGGAAGGCATGCTCGAGGTGGAGGAGCCCGAGTACGTCGCCCACCCCAAAGCCCCCGCCCACACCGCTGCCGATGGCCGCGCCGGCCTCGAACTCGCCGACGACATGGTCACCACAAGCGACAGCCACAAAGGCGCTTAGGGCAGGCGCGGCGCCTGACGAAGTTGATGCAGGGGCGGGGGCCATCCCCCCTTTTGAAGGACGCCGGGAAGCTGGTATCGCGGAGGAATGGAGCGCGGAGTTGACATTCGCCTGCCCTGTGGCGTTTCAGCAGGGCTTCTCCTTTCCATGATCGGTCCCTGCCCGTGATCAGTTTGCGCCATATCGAGGTTTTCCACGCCGTTTACAGCAACGGCTCGGTCAGCGGCGCTGCGCGTTCGCTCAACGTTTCGCAGCCGTCGGTCACCAAGGTGCTCAAACATGCCGAGATGCTGCTCGGCTTCCCGCTGTTCGAACGGGCGAAGGGCGGGCTCGTCCCGACCGAGGACGCGCACACGCTCTTCGCCGACGTCGCGGAGATCCAGGATCGCGTCTATGCCTTGCGTCAGGCGAGCAAGAATCTGCGACAGGGCCGGACAGGGATGCTGCGCATCTCGGCGCTGCCCTCGCTCAGCCTCAATGTGCTGCCCGCGACAGCCGCGCGGTTCCTCGCCACGCATCAGGGCGTGGGGTTCGACCTGCAAACGGTCCACCATGAGGATATGGTGCGCAAGCTCTACGAGCGCGAGACCGATGTCGTGATCGGGTATGAAGTGCCGCCAGACGCGCCGGTTTCCCATCGCTGGCTGGGCGAGGCGGAGCTGGTCGTCCTGTTCCGTGACGAGGACATGCCGGACCCACCCGCGCGCATCGCTTTCGAGGAGCTCAAGGGGCGACCTTTCATCAGCCCGATCCGCAGCGGACCTGTGGGACGACTTCTCCTGGGGGAGCTTCAGCGCCTCGACGTGCATCTCGACGAAGTCGTCTCGGCGCGCACCTTCTACATCGCCTCGGCGCTGGTCCAGGCGGGCGTCGGCATGGCGATCGTCGATAATTTCACGGCGCATGCAGCGCTTGCGCCGGGCCTGAGCTATCGCCCGCTGCAGCCTTCGCTGGTGTTCGACGTCCATGCGATTCATCTGCAGAATAGGCCGCCATCCGGGCTTGCGACTGCCTTTCTGAAACTCATGGGAGACGCCATCGAGAGCCTATAGCCTCGCGTTATAGGGTGGCGGGAGCTTGCTATGCGACGCCATGCGCGCCGAGGCTCTATCGCGTTTGCGAAATAACCCGCAAACAATGAGAGCGTTCGATGATCCCACATCCCTATTTCCTGTATCTCGGCCATTCTGTCGATGAAATCGGGATCAAGACCTCTCGTGGTCTCGCCGTGTTCCGGGGCGAGGACTGTGTCGGCGAGTTTCGCCATGACGATTGCCCGCTCACCCTGGGCCTGAAGCGCATGAGCTTCGAGGAAGCGGTGGCGGCCGGCGCCCGGACCCTGGTGCTTGGCATTGCCAATGCCGGCGGGCGGCTGGGCAGGGATCTGGTCGACGATGCCGAGGCGGCGCTCGCTGCGGGCCTCAACGTCGCGTCCGGCCTGCACCAGCGGTTGCGCGACGAGCCGCGCTTGGTCGCCGCGGCCGCGAAATATGGCAAGACCCTCTATGATGTGCGCGATCCGGCGGATGACCTGGAGGTCGGCAACGGCAAGGCGCGCGCCGGCTTGCGTCTGCTCACGGTCGGTACCGATTGCTCGGTCGGCAAGATGTACACCACGCTCCAGCTCGCGCGTGCCCTGCAGGCGCGCAAGATTGCGGCGGACTTCCGCGCCACCGGGCAGACGGGAATTCTCATCGCCGGGAGCGGCGTGCCGCTGGATGCCGTGATCGCGGATTTCATCTCGGGCGCGATCGAGCAGGTGTCTCCTGCCCGCACCGATGGCGGCTGGGATCTGATTGAGGGGCAGGGGTCGCTCTTCCACCCCTCCTTCGCCGGCGTATCCACCGGTCTGCTTCATGGTGCGCAGCCCGATGCGCTGGTGCTGTGCCACGAGCCGGGCCGTCCGCACATGCGCGGCCTGCCGCACTATCAGCTCCCTGATCTGGCCGAATGCCTCGAGGCCAATCTGCGTGTTGCGCGCCTGACCAATCCGAACGTGATTCCGGTGGGCATCGCCTTCAACACGTCCAAGATGGACCCGCAGGCCGCCCGGGCGCTGTGCGCCGAGACGGCCGCCGCTTTCGATCTCCCCTGTGTCGACCCCGTTGCGATGGGTGTCGAGCCAATCATTGACCGGATTCTCGCATGCTTCGCACCCTCGACGTCCGCAACGACAGCTTCCCGCTGATCGCACCCTTCCGTATCTCGCGCGGCGTGAAGAGCGCCGCCGAGGTCGTCACGGTCTCCCTGACGCTCGGTGACCATGTCGGGCGGGGAGAGGCGGTGCCTTATCCCCGCTACGGTGAATCGATCGAGGGTACGATCGACGCCATAGAGGCCGTGCGTGCCGCGCTCGAAGCGGGCGCGAACCGTGAGGAGATCGGGCGCCTCATGTCTCCCGGCGCCGCGCGCAATGCCGTGGACTGTGCGCTGTGGGATCTGGAGGCGCGGCTCGCCGACAAAAGCGTTCCGGAGCTGCTCGGGCGTCCGGCTCTCACGCCCGTGCCGACGGCGCTCACGGTGGGTCTCGACACGCCGGACGCCATGGCGGCGGCGGCGGCGAAGCTCGCTTATGTTCCCCTCATCAAGGTGAAGGTCGACCGGAACGACCCCGCCGCGCAGATCCGCGCGGTCCGTGCCGCTGCGCCGCGTCCGCGGATCATCGTCGATCCGAACGAGAGCTGGACGATGGCCGAGGTGCGCGATCTCCAGTCGCTTCTGGCCGAAGCGCGGGTGGATCTGCTGGAGCAGCCGCTGCCGTCCGAGGAGGATGGCGAACTGGCCGGGTTCCGATCGGTGGTGCCGATCGCAGCGGATGAATCCGCGCATGTCGCTGGCGACGTTGCGGTGCTTCGCGAGAAATATCAGGTCGTCAACATCAAGCTCGACAAGACGGGCGGATTGACGGCTGCACTGGACCTGGCGGCTTCCGTGCAGGCGCATGGCATGGGGCTGATGGTCGGGTGCATGGTGAGCTCCTCGCTCTCGATCGCGCCCGCTCTGGTGGTTGCGGCACGGGCGGCCTTCATCGATCTCGATGGGCCGGTCTGGCTCAAACATGATCGCGAAGGCGGGGTTTCGTGTACGGATGGCGTCATGTCCCCGCCGCGACCGGGCTTCTGGGGCAATCCATAGACTGAGGTTATGGGATCGGAAACCCTTGCAATTGGCCGCTGCACTTCACTTTTCCATGCTGCGTCTGCACAATCCGATCCAGCAGAAGCAGGCAAGTTTTTGAAAGGGCGTCGATGACAGGCCGATCTTCACGGCAATTCCAGGGCCTCCGGCGCATTCTTGCAATGGCGATATTGTCCTGTTCGGCCATCTCGGCGGGCGCGCTGGCGCAGGACTATGATGTGCTCCTGCGGGGCGGCACCATCTATACCGGATCGGATGCGCCCTTCGTCGGGGATGTGGCGATCGCCGGCGACAAGCTGGTCTATGTCGGTCCTCGCGCGTCCGGCAAGGCCAAGCGCGTCATCGATGCCAAGGGCATGATCGTTTCACCCGGTTTCATCGATCCTCATACGCATGTGGGCGATATGCTCGCCGGTGACGATGCGGCCGAGCGACTGGTGCTGCCGTTCCTGATGCAGGGCGTGACGACGGCGTTCATCGGCAATGACGGCGCGGGTGATCCCGATGTCGCGAGCGTGCTCGGGCGGCCGCGCAGCCATCCCGTGGGCATCAACTATGCGACATTCGTGGGCCTTGGGGCGGTCCGTAACAAGGTGATCGGGCCAGTCGACCGCGCGCCCTCGGCGGACGAGCTTGCGCGCATGAAGACACTGGTCGCCACGGCCATGTGCCAGGGTGCGCTCGGCCTTTCGACCGGATTGTTCTACGCGCCGCAAAGCTTCGCCAAGCAGGATGAAGTGGTTGCCCTTGCGCGCGAGGCCGCCGTGCGGGGTGGCATCTACGACAGCCATATCCGCGACGAGTCGAGCTACACGATCGGCCTCTCCGGCGCGATCGAGGAGGCGCTCACGATCGGCAGGGAAGCCGGGTTGCCGGTCCATATCGCCCATATCAAGGCACTGGGCGTCGACGTGCATGGTCAGG
Proteins encoded:
- a CDS encoding ABC transporter permease codes for the protein MIRLAFAYLRDRPLMTALNVLLLAFAVATLVILLSVSTQLGSRFERDARGIDLVVGAKGSPLQLILSSIYHVDAPTGNIPLDSVDLLRADPSVRQVIPLALGDNFRGYRIVGTEPAYADHFGAKLAEGRVFAGPHEVVIGAGVAEALGMKLGQRFVGSHGLEADEGAGEHEHSPFTAVGILAPTGSVVDRLILTSVQSVWDVHGIAHHHEAEEHHDDEAGEHHDHEAEAHHEHEPNLTGREDLKPEVTALLVSYKSAFGAVRLPIMINRQTNMQAAVPAIETARLLSLLGVGIDGARAFAWLLAATGGLSIFVALLAAATAREGDLALLRIMGASPWQVFGTILAEGLIIAMAGAGAGVVLGHAALALATRMFAQLGDFGFDPFALPPGEGSIVLAVLAIGLVAALIPGLRVFRTDLVRTLARTS
- the dgcA gene encoding N-acetyl-D-Glu racemase DgcA; its protein translation is MLRTLDVRNDSFPLIAPFRISRGVKSAAEVVTVSLTLGDHVGRGEAVPYPRYGESIEGTIDAIEAVRAALEAGANREEIGRLMSPGAARNAVDCALWDLEARLADKSVPELLGRPALTPVPTALTVGLDTPDAMAAAAAKLAYVPLIKVKVDRNDPAAQIRAVRAAAPRPRIIVDPNESWTMAEVRDLQSLLAEARVDLLEQPLPSEEDGELAGFRSVVPIAADESAHVAGDVAVLREKYQVVNIKLDKTGGLTAALDLAASVQAHGMGLMVGCMVSSSLSIAPALVVAARAAFIDLDGPVWLKHDREGGVSCTDGVMSPPRPGFWGNP
- the dgcN gene encoding N-acetyltransferase DgcN; translated protein: MIPHPYFLYLGHSVDEIGIKTSRGLAVFRGEDCVGEFRHDDCPLTLGLKRMSFEEAVAAGARTLVLGIANAGGRLGRDLVDDAEAALAAGLNVASGLHQRLRDEPRLVAAAAKYGKTLYDVRDPADDLEVGNGKARAGLRLLTVGTDCSVGKMYTTLQLARALQARKIAADFRATGQTGILIAGSGVPLDAVIADFISGAIEQVSPARTDGGWDLIEGQGSLFHPSFAGVSTGLLHGAQPDALVLCHEPGRPHMRGLPHYQLPDLAECLEANLRVARLTNPNVIPVGIAFNTSKMDPQAARALCAETAAAFDLPCVDPVAMGVEPIIDRILACFAPSTSATTASR
- a CDS encoding DUF3299 domain-containing protein is translated as MRPACLAALAAITLLAAPLSGAMQETGRVPDPKVKDIWQPAKTPAGGIAWSMLETTKLNDRTDPKTNIIYTKPIFPPAIKALAGKPIKVAGWMMPLDNAARQKHWVLLGYPPGCPFHMHALPNQFIEVMAAEPFPVNESKVHVITGTLQLVGQDESGIFYRLVNARPA
- a CDS encoding LysR substrate-binding domain-containing protein, with product MSLRHIEVFHAVYSNGSVSGAARSLNVSQPSVTKVLKHAEMLLGFPLFERAKGGLVPTEDAHTLFADVAEIQDRVYALRQASKNLRQGRTGMLRISALPSLSLNVLPATAARFLATHQGVGFDLQTVHHEDMVRKLYERETDVVIGYEVPPDAPVSHRWLGEAELVVLFRDEDMPDPPARIAFEELKGRPFISPIRSGPVGRLLLGELQRLDVHLDEVVSARTFYIASALVQAGVGMAIVDNFTAHAALAPGLSYRPLQPSLVFDVHAIHLQNRPPSGLATAFLKLMGDAIESL
- a CDS encoding dicarboxylate/amino acid:cation symporter; this encodes MAPRLTRYIIMGMVLGVAAGTGAHFALGENAELSGRVAGYLHLPADVFLHLIKMIIAPLVFSTLVAGIAHMGDSAALGRIGGRAIGWFLVASLISIGLGLVMVNLLAPGEGLNLTRTAAEAGAAGGAAGIETGGLNLRDFILHIFPTSMVQAMADNQILQIVVFSLFVGVALTAIGEKGKPIVTLVESLVELMLQVTGYVMRVSPIAVFGALAASITREGPGVLLTYGELVGEFYIALFLLWGLLILAGAFFLGRRILTLLRYVREPVLLAFSTASSEAAYPKMLEQLDRFGVPRRIYSFVLPLGYSFNLDGSMMYASFATIFIAQAYGIDLPILTQITILLVLMVTSKGIAAVPRASLVVVAATLGQFNLPVEGIAFILAVDHFMDMGRTATNVLGNAIATSVVTKWEGMLEVEEPEYVAHPKAPAHTAADGRAGLELADDMVTTSDSHKGA
- a CDS encoding ABC transporter ATP-binding protein codes for the protein MILSISGLSHGFAGRPVLRGFALDLARGEHMLLLGPSGSGKTTLINAVAGLLTPDEGVVAIEGEVINQLGAAERDRLRRRRIGIIFQSLRLVSALSVRDNLRLAQRLSGGGVDEAAIAALLDQVGIGHRADAKPRALSQGEAQRAAIARALVGKPALLIADEPTSALDDANAERVARLLLETADQNGSTLLVATHDARLKAFIPRSRTLAPALSEAA